Below is a window of Sesamum indicum cultivar Zhongzhi No. 13 unplaced genomic scaffold, S_indicum_v1.0 scaffold00832, whole genome shotgun sequence DNA.
ATTAACCACGTCTGCACATTTCACATGCATAACAATTCTACAACTTAGGGTCTAAAGAGATATTGATGCTCACTTGAGACCCTGTGCAACAAGTGCATCTCTTGCTCGATTCCCTGCAACTACAACACGCTTTAAGGTTTCAAGAGCTAGGATGCTTCCACCTTGCCAACCAATCGCCTTCATCAGAAGTGGAACTACCTGAAGAAAAAGCTCATCAGAACAATACCAAACTTAGCAACAGATGTTTAATCAGATAAACACATCTTTtgtatgatattttcttggagGGGAAAAAAGGGGGGCTGCTTAAAACCACAGCATACCTGGGGAACTACCTGAAGAAAAAGCTCATCAGAACAATACCAAACTTAGCAACAGATGTTTAATCAGATAAACACATCTTTtgtatgatattttcttggagGGGAAAAAAGGGGGGCTGCTTAAAACCACAGCATATCTGGGGTGTCCCAATACTAGTAGCTGCCATAGCTTCTGCACAGGTGGTGCTACCTGCAAGCTAATGTAGAACACGTAAACAATTAAGGCGAACTCGCTCCGGAGGAGTTTGTGAATTTTGTTGCGACGAACCATCCTCAGATACATAGGTTTCTGAAGCTATTGTTTCTCTGCTTGCTCCATGGGCTACTGCAGACACAAGTTTGGGCACATAACCAAGATATCCAACATGATCTGCAAGAGCGGGGTACATCCTGAGTAAAGAGACCGGGGCAGCAGAAAGAAGTAGAGGAAGTTCAGTGTCAACAGCTTGGCCATCATATTGTGAGGCGGCAACGGATGTAAGGTACTGATCCAGCAGCCCTTCAAGAAATctcttgggatttctaagtggAAATTTGGGATCTTTCAGGAATAACCTAACATAGATCCCTCCAACCTAGACAGCAATACATGATGTAAGTCATTAAACAGAATTAGCGTTCTTTAGAACATCCATGTAATcaatcaaaaacaaaagagtacATCTGCAGCACACAGCAGTTATACCTGAGGTTCATTTCTCATCTCCTGTTGGCCAGAGGCCTGCTCAGGTACATCCCAATCAACAACACGTCCTTTCACCTGTTCACGGTACAGATCCGAAGCCATAGTTGCTATTTGTGCAGACAACGATGCAGCCATTGCTGGAGTCCAGACTAGTTCAGgagttttgttgtttgttcaaGAGCAATCACAACTGCTTCACCAGGACCATCCCTGATTACCGAGACAAGGAAATCAGGCAGAAATCTTGCCAGACTTATCGCCACTCTAGGCCCATGCATAGTCTGGCCAACAAGCTTCCCTAATAGCGAAGCTGCTGCGGCTCTTTGCTGCAACGGAATCTCTTCTACACAAAATTTCCATTTTAGAGCGCAAGATAGAATTCTTAAGAAACCGCTATCTATGAGATCAGCATACCTAGTATTGGCAAGAGAACTTCAAGAATGAAAACCAACCCTCCATGCTTTGCAGCTGCCCAAGCTAGCTCTGGC
It encodes the following:
- the LOC110011492 gene encoding dnaJ homolog subfamily C GRV2-like isoform X2, coding for MAASLSAQIATMASDLYREQVKGRVVDWDVPEQASGQQEMRNEPQVGGIYVRLFLKDPKFPLRNPKRFLEGLLDQYLTSVAASQYDGQAIMLDILVMCPNLCLQ
- the LOC110011492 gene encoding dnaJ homolog subfamily C GRV2-like isoform X1 encodes the protein MAASLSAQIATMASDLYREQVKGRVVDWDVPEQASGQQEMRNEPQVGGIYVRLFLKDPKFPLRNPKRFLEGLLDQYLTSVAASQYDGQAVDTELPLLLSAAPVSLLRMYPALADHVGYLGYVPKLVSAVAHGASRETIASETYVSEDGSSQQNSQTPPERVRLNCLRVLH
- the LOC105180339 gene encoding dnaJ homolog subfamily C GRV2-like, with amino-acid sequence MAATSIGTPQICCVWYCSDELFLQVVPQVVPLLMKAIGWQGGSILALETLKRVVVAGNRARDALVAQGLKVGLVEVLLGLLDWRAGGRNGLCSQMNWNESEAAIGRVLQIEMQAY